From one Saprospiraceae bacterium genomic stretch:
- a CDS encoding MFS transporter: MYPISLRVQHRIALSTFFFLSGFCFSTWASRIPTIKMTFGLHDAQLGSLLMVLPISSLVGLPVSGWLVSRFDSRIPLSIAFVAFCIALVGIGMADSMAVLILSVCFYGFCMRIFNIAMNTQSIMLQKKYDKKINGSFHALWSTGGVFGVLFTTIMVRYQVDLHWHFLIVAFITIMTITVSYPYLLKNDRATSGNKIVFGKPNALILSLGLIVFLSAICEGGMFDWSGVYFREVVKQEIFTLGYLIFMIFMAVSRFYSDRVVDKLGMQKTYLISGSFIAVGIGIVILFPYYWPVLIGFSITGVGVASIVPMTFTLAGRSTKYSPGMAISMVATYSIVGMLIGPSLIGYISHWMGLQYSFILFVLGGILLIPISKRVFKILKE; encoded by the coding sequence ATGTACCCAATTAGCTTGCGCGTCCAGCATCGAATAGCGCTCAGTACCTTTTTCTTTTTATCCGGATTTTGTTTTTCTACCTGGGCTTCGAGGATACCGACGATCAAGATGACCTTTGGTCTCCATGATGCCCAGCTAGGTAGCCTGCTGATGGTGCTACCCATCAGTTCTTTGGTCGGATTGCCGGTATCAGGATGGTTGGTATCGAGATTTGATAGTCGTATTCCTTTGAGTATAGCCTTTGTCGCTTTTTGTATAGCCCTGGTCGGTATAGGCATGGCTGACAGCATGGCAGTACTCATCCTGTCAGTTTGTTTTTATGGTTTTTGTATGAGGATCTTCAATATTGCGATGAATACACAATCCATTATGCTTCAGAAGAAATACGACAAAAAGATCAACGGCTCTTTTCATGCGCTTTGGAGCACCGGAGGTGTATTTGGAGTGCTTTTTACAACCATTATGGTCCGGTACCAGGTAGACCTGCATTGGCATTTTTTAATAGTGGCTTTTATCACCATTATGACCATCACTGTGTCCTATCCCTATTTATTAAAAAATGATCGGGCGACTTCTGGCAATAAAATCGTCTTCGGCAAACCCAATGCTTTAATTCTTTCCTTAGGCTTGATCGTATTTCTTTCTGCTATCTGCGAAGGTGGTATGTTTGATTGGAGCGGTGTCTATTTTCGCGAGGTGGTCAAACAAGAAATTTTTACCCTCGGCTATTTGATTTTTATGATTTTTATGGCAGTTTCAAGATTTTATTCTGATCGCGTAGTTGATAAGCTCGGCATGCAGAAAACATATTTGATCAGTGGCTCTTTTATAGCAGTGGGTATCGGTATAGTAATATTATTTCCTTATTATTGGCCTGTCCTGATCGGGTTTTCTATTACCGGAGTAGGCGTGGCTTCCATCGTGCCTATGACCTTTACCCTTGCCGGCAGATCTACCAAATATTCTCCTGGTATGGCCATTTCTATGGTTGCCACCTATAGTATCGTCGGGATGCTCATCGGGCCTTCCTTGATAGGATATATTTCGCACTGGATGGGGCTTCAGTATTCGTTTATCTTATTTGTTTTAGGTGGGATATTATTGATCCCCATTTCTAAAAGGGTGTTTAAAATATTAAAGGAATGA
- a CDS encoding adenylate/guanylate cyclase domain-containing protein: MYNKTVLSKIILIVLVWVLAGLFITAHEYFFLSNYPGILNTEPLAQYNFTNNLIAACFSLGVGALIYCLFEFFYFQKISKRFRFWEAVILRIAFYVVFIFCLLALTSLLYNTILSQRSFFDPLGWAKAKHFLTSKSLFHPILPFLILIIISTFFLQVTERFSRQEFSRMMSGKYFHPQQEDRVMLFLDLNHSTTLAEKLGNEKFYDLINDFFYDIAPVIERHGGEVVEYVGDQVIVSWDIIQGTKKGNCVECIFDFEKVIKQRSSYYQQKYGTVPEFKVAIHSGQVIIGEIGKIKKSIKFSGDVLNTTSRVEGLCRQYGEQLLVTEPLVQRFNNVSFTPVKITDTGIRGKTGLMGIYKVVRK; this comes from the coding sequence ATGTACAATAAAACAGTGCTCAGCAAGATTATACTTATCGTCCTGGTGTGGGTTTTGGCAGGACTATTTATCACTGCTCATGAATACTTTTTCCTTTCCAATTATCCGGGCATACTCAATACAGAGCCTCTTGCTCAGTATAATTTTACCAACAATCTGATAGCAGCCTGTTTTTCATTAGGTGTAGGCGCGCTGATATATTGTTTATTCGAGTTTTTTTATTTTCAAAAAATCTCCAAGCGGTTTCGATTTTGGGAAGCGGTAATATTGAGAATTGCCTTTTACGTAGTATTTATTTTTTGTTTACTGGCTTTGACCTCTTTATTGTACAACACGATTTTATCGCAACGAAGTTTTTTCGATCCCTTAGGGTGGGCCAAGGCTAAACATTTTCTGACTTCAAAGTCCTTGTTTCACCCCATACTTCCATTTTTAATTCTAATCATCATCAGCACCTTTTTTCTACAAGTTACAGAACGATTTAGCAGGCAAGAATTTAGCAGGATGATGTCGGGCAAATATTTTCATCCCCAGCAGGAGGACCGGGTCATGCTCTTCCTCGATCTCAATCATTCAACTACACTGGCGGAGAAACTGGGAAATGAAAAATTTTATGACCTGATCAATGATTTTTTTTATGACATCGCTCCGGTGATCGAGAGGCATGGCGGGGAAGTGGTAGAATATGTGGGGGACCAGGTGATAGTAAGTTGGGATATCATCCAGGGCACTAAAAAAGGAAATTGTGTAGAATGTATATTTGATTTCGAAAAAGTGATCAAACAAAGGTCAAGCTATTATCAGCAAAAATATGGGACGGTGCCGGAGTTTAAAGTAGCCATACACAGCGGCCAGGTCATCATCGGTGAAATCGGAAAGATCAAAAAATCCATCAAGTTCAGTGGCGATGTGTTGAATACCACCTCCAGGGTAGAAGGCCTGTGTCGTCAATATGGCGAGCAGCTATTGGTGACTGAGCCATTGGTACAACGGTTTAACAATGTCTCCTTCACTCCGGTCAAGATCACTGATACCGGGATAAGAGGTAAAACAGGCCTTATGGGAATCTACAAAGTAGTCCGTAAATAA